The following proteins are co-located in the Rattus norvegicus strain BN/NHsdMcwi chromosome X, GRCr8, whole genome shotgun sequence genome:
- the Ventx gene encoding oocyte-specific homeobox protein 5-like, with the protein MDPGLPTLRSPSGHPSHQRPSTPSSRSGFHVPIEPMALSDKYGGKQTGPVAPRKRRKERTQYSAKQKSVLQEHFAECQYPDKKQCLELASLVRVTEKEIKVWFKNNRAKCKQKNVPEALPEKNGGPEAVSGSTDFPGSIAVVGCDQGEPMATAILDVDSTPKLNCSQESSLDGNWTYDGAMCCLPEDVLDSNDPVTAGDSGVSAPVEAQADLAAAGAPVAMAVDTQRPEECEDLPPLDEGVWQWMLEDFHQLEDWFTKNYIESPSSTSHPLD; encoded by the coding sequence ATGGACCCAGGTTTACCAACTCTGAGAAGCCCCTCAGGGCATCCAAGTCATCAGAGACCTTCAACACCCTCATCGAGATCTGGTTTCCATGTTCCCATAGAACCTATGGCACTGTCAGATAAATATGGCGGTAAACAAACTGGCCCTGTAGCTCCAAGGAAGCGGCGAAAGGAACGCACTCAGTACTCTGCAAAACAAAAGTCCGTGCTGCAAGAACATTTTGCTGAGTGCCAGTACCCagacaagaaacagtgtttggaGCTGGCATCCTTGGTTCGTGTGACAGAGAAGGAGATCAAGGTCTGGTTCAAGAACAACCGGGCTAAGTGCAAACAGAAGAACGTTCCAGAAGCACTGCCAGAGAAAAATGGAGGCCCTGAAGCTGTTTCTGGGTCAACTGATTTTCCTGGTTCCATAGCTGTTGTTGGTTGTGACCAGGGAGAGCCCATGGCCACAGCCATTCTGGATGTGGATTCCACTCCCAAACTGAACTGCAGCCAGGAGTCTTCTCTGGATGGAAATTGGACCTATGATGGTGCCATGTGTTGTCTGCCAGAAGACGTGCTTGACAGTAATGACCCTGTCACTGCTGGAGACTCTGGTGTATCAGCACCAGttgaagcccaggctgaccttgcaGCAGCTGGAGCTCCAGTTGCCATGGCAGTTGACACCCAAAGGCCAGAGGAGTGTGAGGATTTACCTCCATTGGACGAAGGGGTCTGGCAATGGATGCTTGAAGACTTTCACCAATTGGAAGACTGGTTTACCAAGAACTACATTGAGAGTCCTAGCAGTACTTCTCACCCCCTTGACTAG